One window of Pectobacterium carotovorum genomic DNA carries:
- the radC gene encoding DNA repair protein RadC: protein MGWEKGLAPREKLVRLGAESLTDAELLAIFLRTGLPGVHVMQLAEGLLAHFGSLYQLMMADQSAFQNAKGVGISKYTQIKAISELSRRLFFSRLAKEDVMLNPEATGQYLQFLLSRREREVFLVLFLDNQHHVIRHQEMFVGTINSVEVHPREIVREALKANAAALILAHNHPSGKAEPSQADRAITEQIVKACLLLEIRVLDHLVIGHGEYVSFAERGWI from the coding sequence ATGGGCTGGGAAAAGGGATTGGCACCGCGTGAAAAACTGGTGCGCTTAGGGGCGGAATCGCTGACGGATGCCGAACTGTTGGCGATTTTTTTACGCACAGGGTTACCCGGCGTGCATGTGATGCAGTTGGCAGAGGGCTTGTTGGCGCACTTCGGGTCACTCTATCAACTGATGATGGCCGATCAGTCAGCGTTTCAGAATGCCAAAGGCGTGGGGATATCAAAATATACGCAGATCAAGGCGATCTCAGAGCTGTCGCGGCGGCTGTTTTTCTCTCGTCTGGCGAAAGAAGATGTCATGCTAAACCCAGAAGCGACGGGGCAATATTTGCAATTTCTCTTGTCTCGACGCGAACGCGAGGTTTTTTTAGTCCTATTTTTAGACAATCAGCATCACGTTATTCGCCATCAAGAGATGTTTGTTGGTACGATTAACAGCGTGGAAGTCCACCCGCGTGAGATTGTGCGTGAAGCGCTAAAAGCGAATGCTGCCGCGCTGATTCTGGCGCATAATCACCCGTCGGGAAAAGCGGAGCCGAGTCAGGCTGACCGCGCGATAACCGAACAGATTGTCAAAGCGTGCCTGTTATTGGAGATCCGCGTGCTCGATCATTTAGTCATTGGGCATGGCGAATACGTTTCTTTTGCCGAGCGCGGCTGGATTTGA
- the rpmG gene encoding 50S ribosomal protein L33: protein MAKGVREKIKLVSSAGTGHFYTTTKNKRTKPEKLELKKFDPVVRQHVLYKEAKIK from the coding sequence ATGGCTAAAGGTGTTCGCGAGAAGATCAAGCTGGTTTCTTCTGCTGGTACTGGTCACTTCTATACCACTACGAAGAACAAGCGTACTAAGCCGGAAAAATTGGAACTGAAGAAATTCGATCCCGTTGTCCGTCAGCACGTACTCTACAAAGAAGCTAAAATTAAGTAA
- the slmA gene encoding nucleoid occlusion factor SlmA, whose product MAEKENTKRNRREEILQALAQMLESSDGSQRITTAKLAANVGVSEAALYRHFPSKTRMFDSLIEFIEDSLTTRINLILQDEKETFNRLRLILLLILGFAERNPGLTRIMTGHALMFEQDRLQGRINQLFERIESQLRQVLREHKLRDGKGFQHDETLLASHLLAFCEGMLSRFIRSEFRYRPTQEFDTRWPLLAAQLN is encoded by the coding sequence ATGGCAGAAAAAGAAAATACGAAAAGGAATCGCCGCGAGGAAATTTTGCAGGCGCTGGCACAGATGCTGGAATCCAGCGACGGTAGCCAACGCATCACCACGGCAAAACTGGCTGCGAACGTCGGCGTGTCCGAAGCGGCGCTCTACCGGCATTTCCCCAGTAAAACGCGGATGTTTGATAGCCTGATTGAATTTATTGAGGATAGCCTGACCACCCGCATTAACCTGATTCTGCAAGACGAAAAAGAAACGTTTAATCGTCTTCGTCTGATTTTGCTGCTTATTTTAGGGTTTGCGGAACGGAACCCGGGCCTGACTCGCATCATGACCGGCCACGCGCTGATGTTTGAACAGGATCGCTTGCAGGGGCGTATTAACCAGCTGTTTGAGCGTATTGAATCGCAGCTGCGTCAGGTGTTACGCGAGCACAAGCTACGCGATGGCAAAGGTTTCCAGCATGATGAAACGCTGCTGGCTAGCCATCTGTTAGCGTTTTGCGAAGGGATGCTGTCGCGCTTCATTCGCTCTGAATTCCGCTATCGTCCGACGCAGGAATTCGACACCCGCTGGCCGCTGTTGGCGGCACAGTTGAACTAA
- the mutM gene encoding bifunctional DNA-formamidopyrimidine glycosylase/DNA-(apurinic or apyrimidinic site) lyase, with translation MPELPEVETSRRGISPYLIGHTILYAEVRNSRLRWPVSAEILSLSDEPVISVRRRAKYLLIELARGWLIVHLGMSGSLRVLPEYSEPEKHDHVDLVMDSGKVLRYTDPRRFGAWLWTDNLETCSVLAHLGPEPLEAEFSADYLYQASRGKKTAIKQWIMDNKVVVGVGNIYASESLFAAGIHPDRTAGSLNENDAAILVSVIKQVLQLSIEQGGTTLRDFLQSDGKPGYFAQELRVYGRNGEPCRTCGTPIEIAKHGQRSTFFCRRCQK, from the coding sequence ATGCCTGAATTACCTGAGGTTGAAACCAGCCGTCGTGGGATTTCACCGTATCTTATCGGCCACACCATTCTTTATGCTGAAGTGAGAAACTCACGCCTGCGCTGGCCGGTATCGGCGGAGATTCTTTCTCTGAGCGATGAGCCAGTCATCAGCGTGCGTCGGCGGGCAAAATATCTGCTAATTGAACTCGCGCGTGGCTGGCTTATTGTGCATCTTGGCATGTCTGGCAGCCTGCGGGTGTTGCCGGAATATAGCGAGCCGGAGAAGCACGACCATGTTGATTTGGTGATGGACAGCGGTAAGGTGCTACGTTACACCGACCCTCGGCGTTTTGGTGCCTGGCTGTGGACGGATAATCTGGAAACCTGCTCGGTATTGGCGCATCTCGGGCCAGAACCGTTAGAGGCGGAATTCTCTGCAGATTATCTTTATCAGGCTTCGCGCGGTAAAAAAACGGCCATTAAACAGTGGATTATGGATAACAAAGTCGTCGTCGGCGTAGGCAATATCTACGCGAGCGAATCGCTGTTTGCTGCGGGTATCCATCCTGATAGAACGGCTGGATCGTTAAATGAAAACGATGCAGCCATATTGGTGAGCGTGATTAAACAGGTGCTACAGCTTTCGATTGAGCAGGGTGGCACGACGCTGCGTGACTTCTTGCAATCAGATGGCAAACCCGGTTATTTCGCGCAGGAGTTACGCGTCTATGGCCGCAACGGTGAACCTTGTCGGACATGCGGAACGCCGATAGAAATCGCGAAGCATGGGCAGCGCAGCACGTTTTTCTGTC
- the coaBC gene encoding bifunctional phosphopantothenoylcysteine decarboxylase/phosphopantothenate--cysteine ligase CoaBC yields the protein MMTEFSSLNALSGKRIVLGISGGIAAYKCPELVRRLRDSGADVRVVMTPAAKAFITPLTLQAVSGYPVSDDLLDPAAEASMGHIELGKWADLVILAPATADLIARVAAGMANDLLTTICLATSAPITVVPAMNQQMYRAEPTQDNLRTLAARGLPIWGPDSGSQACGDVGPGRMIDPMEIVGLAQRHFSAINDLQHLNILVTAGPTREALDPVRFVTNHSSGKMGFAIAQAAAARGANVTLVSGPVSLATPQGVTRIDVGSALEMEHTVMEHAAQQHIVIGCAAVADYRAKHIADEKIKKQNQQGDEMTLTLVKNPDIIAGVAAMTKNRPYVVGFAAETQNVEEYARQKLARKKLDLICANNVSLSGHGFNSETNALHLFWQGGDTPLPQCDKRLLGQKLIDEIISRYDEKNRR from the coding sequence ATGATGACGGAATTTTCCAGCCTGAATGCCCTCTCCGGCAAACGAATCGTGCTGGGTATCAGCGGCGGCATCGCCGCGTATAAGTGCCCAGAACTGGTGCGACGCCTGCGCGATAGCGGAGCCGATGTAAGAGTTGTCATGACCCCTGCCGCTAAAGCCTTCATCACTCCGCTGACGCTGCAAGCCGTCTCCGGCTACCCGGTATCAGACGACCTGCTCGACCCCGCGGCGGAAGCCTCAATGGGCCACATCGAGTTAGGAAAATGGGCTGATTTAGTCATTCTCGCCCCAGCGACTGCCGATCTGATCGCACGAGTCGCTGCTGGCATGGCGAATGACCTGCTGACCACGATCTGTCTGGCGACATCCGCCCCTATCACCGTTGTCCCTGCGATGAATCAGCAGATGTATCGCGCAGAGCCCACGCAGGACAACCTGCGCACGCTGGCCGCGCGCGGTTTACCGATCTGGGGGCCGGATAGCGGCAGCCAGGCATGTGGCGACGTTGGGCCGGGTCGCATGATCGACCCAATGGAGATTGTCGGGCTGGCGCAGCGTCATTTTTCTGCCATCAACGATCTGCAACATCTGAACATTCTGGTCACCGCTGGGCCGACGAGGGAAGCGCTGGATCCCGTTCGCTTTGTCACCAACCACAGCTCTGGGAAAATGGGCTTTGCTATCGCACAGGCCGCTGCCGCCCGTGGTGCGAATGTCACACTGGTAAGCGGCCCGGTTTCGCTCGCCACACCGCAGGGCGTCACACGCATTGACGTCGGCAGCGCATTGGAGATGGAGCACACGGTGATGGAGCATGCGGCTCAGCAGCATATTGTGATCGGTTGTGCTGCGGTTGCAGATTATCGTGCTAAACACATCGCCGATGAGAAGATTAAAAAACAGAACCAACAGGGCGATGAAATGACTCTCACTCTGGTCAAAAATCCAGATATTATCGCCGGTGTCGCAGCCATGACGAAAAATCGTCCTTATGTTGTCGGGTTTGCTGCCGAAACCCAGAATGTGGAAGAATACGCCCGACAAAAACTGGCGCGTAAAAAGCTGGATCTGATTTGCGCGAACAACGTCTCTCTTTCCGGGCATGGTTTTAACAGTGAAACCAATGCGTTACACCTTTTTTGGCAAGGTGGTGACACGCCGTTGCCGCAATGCGACAAGCGTCTGCTTGGCCAAAAATTAATCGACGAGATTATCAGCCGTTATGATGAAAAAAATCGACGTTAA
- the dut gene encoding dUTP diphosphatase: MMKKIDVKIVDPRVGKQFPLPTYATPGSAGLDLRACLDQAIELKAGETTLIPTGLAIHIADTGLAAVILPRSGLGHKHGVVLGNLVGLIDSDYQGQLMVSVWNRGQQTFTVEPGERIAQMVFVPVVQAEFNLVEDFVGSERGEGGFGHSGRS; the protein is encoded by the coding sequence ATGATGAAAAAAATCGACGTTAAGATTGTTGACCCGCGCGTTGGGAAGCAATTTCCGTTACCGACCTATGCCACGCCAGGTTCTGCTGGGCTCGATCTGCGTGCCTGTCTGGATCAGGCAATTGAACTCAAAGCAGGGGAAACGACCCTGATTCCAACTGGGCTGGCGATTCACATTGCCGATACTGGGCTGGCGGCGGTTATCCTGCCCCGTTCGGGGTTGGGCCATAAACACGGTGTGGTGCTGGGGAATCTGGTGGGGCTAATTGATTCGGACTATCAGGGGCAACTGATGGTTTCCGTCTGGAACCGTGGTCAGCAGACGTTTACGGTTGAACCGGGCGAGCGCATCGCACAGATGGTTTTTGTGCCCGTTGTTCAGGCCGAATTCAATCTGGTCGAAGATTTTGTCGGCAGCGAACGTGGAGAAGGCGGCTTCGGCCACTCTGGCCGTAGCTAA
- the rpmB gene encoding 50S ribosomal protein L28 — MSRVCQVTGKRPVAGNNRSHAMNATKRRFLPNLHSHRFWVEGEKRFVTLRVSAKGMRVIDKKGIETVLADLRARGEKY; from the coding sequence ATGTCCCGAGTCTGCCAAGTTACTGGCAAGCGTCCGGTGGCCGGTAATAACCGTTCCCACGCAATGAATGCGACCAAACGCCGTTTTCTGCCGAACCTGCACTCACACCGTTTTTGGGTTGAAGGTGAAAAACGCTTTGTAACGCTGCGTGTATCTGCGAAAGGTATGCGTGTTATCGACAAGAAGGGTATTGAGACGGTTTTGGCCGATCTACGTGCCCGTGGTGAAAAGTATTAA